GCAGACATCAGGCAGATCGGCACCGCCATGGAGCTTTATTATTCCGACAACAGCGAGAAATACTTGTCGGCTACCGGCGGAGCCAATACCGTCACTGCTATTCCGAACCCTTGCTCAGCTACCCTTTGCTATTTGCCTGATGTTCCCAACGATCCCCAGGATACTGCCGCTACAAGGCAATATACCTGGGTGGCCAATAGCGCTGACCTACAGAAGTACTGCGTTTATGTAAAGCTCGAGGCTCCCACCGCCAGCACTTACGTGTGCTCTTCACAAAGGGGAACCTTGGGCAAAGTCTCTGCCACAGCGCCGACCCTCGACGCCTGTTGCTACTGATAACTTTATCCCAAAATCGCCCGAATACCCCGCTGCTTGCAGCGGGGATGAAGGGCGCGATAAAGTCCGTAGCAAGTACTATGGGGGAGAAGATACCCCGCAGCTTGCTGCGGGGAGATTCATATATAAAAGGAAAACTTATCCTCTGGCTTATCCCAGAGGATTTGTTTTAGTTGGTGAATTTATTTTCTTTATCTGGTATAATTATAGTAAACAAATATGGGACTTCTTTATTTATTCGTTTTTGTTCTCGGGCTGACTATCGGCTCCTTTCTGAATTGTTTGATTTACCGCTTAGAAACCGGCCAAGGATTTGTCTCCGGTAGGTCATTTTGCCCTTCGTGCCGTCATCTTCTAGGATGGAAGGATTTGATTCCGGTTTTAAGCTTTATCCTTTTAAAGGGAAGGTGCCGCTATTGCAAAAAGAAGATTTCTTGGCAGTATCCTCTTGTAGAAATATTAACCGGGTTAATATTCCTTCTAATTTTCAATTTTTCCGCCTTCGCCCAAGACTTCGGCGGACAGGCAATTTTCCAATTTTCAAACCTAGTTTATTTACTAGTCATCAGCAGTCTTTTAATAGTGGTTTTTGTATTTGATTTAAAGCACTATCTTATTCCCGACGAAATCATCTACTCCGCTATTGTTGTATCTGGCATCTGGTATTTAGTATCTAGTATAATTTTCGGTTTATATACTAAATACGAGATACTCAATACTATATACTCGTCATTTGGCGTGGCTTTGTTTTTCTGGTTAATCCATTATCTCTCGCAAGGCCGCGCCATGGGCTTTGGCGACGTCAAACTCGCTTTTTTAATGGGTTTACTTCTGGGCTTTCCAAAAATTCTGGTTGCCCTATTTTTTGCCTTTTCTACCGGCGCTGCCATCGGGCTCGGATTGATGGTTTTCAAGAAGAAAACACTGAAATCAGAACTGCCTTTCGGCCCGTTTCTGGCGGCCGGGACTCTTTTCGCTTTGTTTTTAGGGACAAGAGTTTTTAACCTTTACATTCACTTTCTGGCGTTTTAATATATACCAAAAGCACTGAAAACATTAAAAGGTCACGCCTCGCATTATTTTAAAGGAGAAGCTCATTTCTAAAAACATGTCATATCTAAATCTACGCTTCATTAAGCCTCGCCCGCGAATTGGAGACGAGGCTAACGAGTCAAGGAAAACCATTGCCTTATCGGTCGGAGTTTTGGCAATGGTTTTTTTTATAAGTTT
This genomic window from bacterium contains:
- a CDS encoding type II secretion system protein — its product is MTSKNHKKGFTQHHFGNFSQSGAGFTLVELLVVIAVIGLLASIVLVSMGSAREKARDARRQADIRQIGTAMELYYSDNSEKYLSATGGANTVTAIPNPCSATLCYLPDVPNDPQDTAATRQYTWVANSADLQKYCVYVKLEAPTASTYVCSSQRGTLGKVSATAPTLDACCY
- a CDS encoding prepilin peptidase; protein product: MGLLYLFVFVLGLTIGSFLNCLIYRLETGQGFVSGRSFCPSCRHLLGWKDLIPVLSFILLKGRCRYCKKKISWQYPLVEILTGLIFLLIFNFSAFAQDFGGQAIFQFSNLVYLLVISSLLIVVFVFDLKHYLIPDEIIYSAIVVSGIWYLVSSIIFGLYTKYEILNTIYSSFGVALFFWLIHYLSQGRAMGFGDVKLAFLMGLLLGFPKILVALFFAFSTGAAIGLGLMVFKKKTLKSELPFGPFLAAGTLFALFLGTRVFNLYIHFLAF